The sequence GGGCGACATCGCCAAAAAGGTTATCGCCGCCCACAAGCAGGAGGAAGAGGAAGAATAACAATAGAAATAAGAATAATAACCGGAGGAGGGGGATATTGATGGTAAAAGTCACTTTTCTGGGACACGCGGCGTTTCAGTTGGAGGATGGGGATTACACTCTTCTTATCGATCCGTTTTTTACGGGAAACGGACAGACTCCGTTCAAGGCGGCGGATTTTAAAAAAGTGGACTATATCCTGGTGACCCACGGACACGGCGACCACGTGGGCGACACCGTGGAAATCGCCGGCCGCACGGGAGCCACGGCCATCGCCAACGCGGAGGTTTCGGGCTGGCTGTCGGGCAGGGGCGTCAAAGTTCATGCCATGCACATCGGCGGAGATTTTCGTTTCCCCTTCGGACGGGTGAAGCTGACCCCCGCGTTCCACGGGTCTTCCATCAACGATGGAGGAAAACCCTTTGACGGGGGATTTCCCTGCGGTTTTCTGGTCACGCTGAAGGGAAAAACGATTTACCACAGCGGGGACACGGCTCTGATGCTGGAAATGAAGCTGCTGGAGGATGAAAAGGTGGATGTGGCTCTGCTGCCCATCGGAGGAAACTACACCATGGGGATCGACGATGCCGTGAAGGCCGTGAGTTTCATCAAACCCAAAATAACGGTGCCCATGCACTACGACACGTTCGACGTCATTAAAGCCGACCCGAAGGACTTTGC is a genomic window of Synergistaceae bacterium containing:
- a CDS encoding metal-dependent hydrolase, whose protein sequence is MVKVTFLGHAAFQLEDGDYTLLIDPFFTGNGQTPFKAADFKKVDYILVTHGHGDHVGDTVEIAGRTGATAIANAEVSGWLSGRGVKVHAMHIGGDFRFPFGRVKLTPAFHGSSINDGGKPFDGGFPCGFLVTLKGKTIYHSGDTALMLEMKLLEDEKVDVALLPIGGNYTMGIDDAVKAVSFIKPKITVPMHYDTFDVIKADPKDFAAKAAALTSVKVLKPGESLEL